In the genome of Drosophila yakuba strain Tai18E2 chromosome 3R, Prin_Dyak_Tai18E2_2.1, whole genome shotgun sequence, one region contains:
- the LOC6537672 gene encoding sulfhydryl oxidase 2 isoform X2 yields the protein MEGHLMQRCDEDVKPLYSEVDNVLVGLGDSLERSLAEPAMGKLVQFMNTYCGNCRRFAPTFKKMAVDLQKWNRALRIYAVDCALWENVKLCRDFRIRFTPTIRYFPSKFQRSRHETGTDIETQNPTEIVEQLIENLSENDYSGGSGIKLNFDPIEPDDELQEVYAQFDNKVSYILLVHPVEIGMETILNMLPYPDVGVRIIKDAEMFANFGLKPCKQKLALLNRSGRVQPIRPKGESSSAYVNSVAAFLERNGHPSMPTWPIAPAPENNLSDEYDAIIVDYVLHSRKVLFQDDLEQAIQQLLHVEIPKTPFISGYKFKALRHIIRLLRRFNVLGRDGRRMLNSLVKHLFEVDEITGEEFRDVVDDLQTRLDPIFTDEQYVGCLGSTPHTRRYSCSLWTLFHYLTVLAAQAKTYPPSSVTIGLYGLAKYFYGCQDGAKHFMKLAKRRMIAQVTSHDEEILWLWEIHNEVNEKLAGDASEDPRFPKVQFPERKHCPECYSEDSDEFDRDEVLKYMKRVYDLEYLSIYDLPDHHKKAKKCTQ from the exons ATG GAAGGACATTTAATGCAGAGATGTGATGAAGATGTAAAGCCTCTGTACTCAGAAGTGGACAATGTTCTTGTTGGGCTGGGTGACAGTTTGGAACGAAGTCTAGCTGAACCAGCCATGGGCAAGTTGGTGCAGTTCATGAACACCTACTGCGGAAACTGCCGGAGATTCGCACCCACTTTCAAGAAAATGGCTGTTGACCTGCAGAAGTGGAACCGTGCACTTCGGATTTATGCTGTTGACTGTGCCCTTTGGGAAAATGTGAAGTTGTGTCGTGATTTTCGCATTAGGTTTACGCCTACAATTCGCTATTTTCCCTCCAAATTTCAGAGGTCGCGTCACGAAACTGGCACCGATATTGAAACTCAAAATCCCACGGAAATCGTGGAGCAGCTCATCGAAAATCTGTCCGAAAATGACTACAGTGGAGGCAGTGGGATAAAGCTCAACTTTGACCCCATAGAGCCGGATGACGAGCTGCAGGAAGTATACGCACAGTTCGACAACAAGGTGTCATACATTCTGCTGGTCCATCCAGTTGAGATTGGCATGGAAACGATTCTCAACATGCTGCCCTATCCGGATGTGGGTGTGCGGATTATCAAGGATGCCGAAATGTTCGCCAACTTCGGACTGAAGCCGTGCAAGCAAAAGTTGGCCCTTTTGAATAGATCTGGAAGAGTCCAACCAATCAGGCCCAAAGGTGAAAGTAGCTCTGCCTACGTGAACAGCGTTGCTGCGTTTCTGGAGCGAAATGGGCACCCAAGTATGCCCACATGGCCAATAGCTCCAGCGCCCGAAAATAACCTTTCGGATGAATACGATGCCATCATTGTGGACTATGTGCTGCACTCAAGAAAGGTGCTCTTCCAGGACGACTTGGAGCAGGCCATCCAGCAGCTACTGCACGTGGAGATACCCAAGACGCCATTCATAAGTGGCTACAAGTTCAAGGCTCTGCGTCACATTATTCGCCTATTGCGCCGCTTCAATGTGCTGGGCAGGGATGGCAGGCGAATGCTGAACAGCCTGGTGAAGCATCTGTTTGAGGTCGATGAGATCACTGGTGAGGAGTTCCGTGATGTGGTGGATGATCTGCAAACACGACTGGATCCCATCTTTACGGACGAGCAGTATGTCGGCTGCTTGGGCTCTACACCACATACGCGACGGTATAGCTGCTCCTTGTGGACACTGTTCCATTACTTGACCGTCCTGGCGGCCCAGGCGAAGACCTATCCGCCCAGCTCCGTGACAATTGGACTTTACGGCCTGGCGAAGTACTTTTACGGCTGCCAGGATGGTGCCAAGCACTTCATGAAGTTGGCCAAGCGGCGGATGATCGCGCAAGTGACGTCCCACGACGAGGAGATCCTCTGGTTGTGGGAGATCCATAACGAGGTAAACGAAAAGCTAGCTGGTGACGCCTCGGAGGATCCGCGGTTTCCTAAAGTACAGTTTCCGGAGCGGAAACATTGCCCGGAGTGCTACAGTGAAGACTCGGATGAATTTGATAGAGACGAGGTGCTGAAATACATGAAACGAGTTTATGATTTGGAGTATTTAAGCATTTATGATTTGCCAGATCATCataaaaaggcaaagaaaTGTACACAATAA
- the LOC6537672 gene encoding sulfhydryl oxidase 1 isoform X3 — translation MVWHFGLPYYTCIILTLFMQEGHLMQRCDEDVKPLYSEVDNVLVGLGDSLERSLAEPAMGKLVQFMNTYCGNCRRFAPTFKKMAVDLQKWNRALRIYAVDCALWENRSRHETGTDIETQNPTEIVEQLIENLSENDYSGGSGIKLNFDPIEPDDELQEVYAQFDNKVSYILLVHPVEIGMETILNMLPYPDVGVRIIKDAEMFANFGLKPCKQKLALLNRSGRVQPIRPKGESSSAYVNSVAAFLERNGHPSMPTWPIAPAPENNLSDEYDAIIVDYVLHSRKVLFQDDLEQAIQQLLHVEIPKTPFISGYKFKALRHIIRLLRRFNVLGRDGRRMLNSLVKHLFEVDEITGEEFRDVVDDLQTRLDPIFTDEQYVGCLGSTPHTRRYSCSLWTLFHYLTVLAAQAKTYPPSSVTIGLYGLAKYFYGCQDGAKHFMKLAKRRMIAQVTSHDEEILWLWEIHNEVNEKLAGDASEDPRFPKVQFPERKHCPECYSEDSDEFDRDEVLKYMKRVYDLEYLSIYDLPDHHKKAKKCTQ, via the exons ATGGTTTGGCATTTCGGGTTACCATATTATACGTGCATTATCCTTACCCTGTTTATGCAGGAAGGACATTTAATGCAGAGATGTGATGAAGATGTAAAGCCTCTGTACTCAGAAGTGGACAATGTTCTTGTTGGGCTGGGTGACAGTTTGGAACGAAGTCTAGCTGAACCAGCCATGGGCAAGTTGGTGCAGTTCATGAACACCTACTGCGGAAACTGCCGGAGATTCGCACCCACTTTCAAGAAAATGGCTGTTGACCTGCAGAAGTGGAACCGTGCACTTCGGATTTATGCTGTTGACTGTGCCCTTTGGGAAAAT AGGTCGCGTCACGAAACTGGCACCGATATTGAAACTCAAAATCCCACGGAAATCGTGGAGCAGCTCATCGAAAATCTGTCCGAAAATGACTACAGTGGAGGCAGTGGGATAAAGCTCAACTTTGACCCCATAGAGCCGGATGACGAGCTGCAGGAAGTATACGCACAGTTCGACAACAAGGTGTCATACATTCTGCTGGTCCATCCAGTTGAGATTGGCATGGAAACGATTCTCAACATGCTGCCCTATCCGGATGTGGGTGTGCGGATTATCAAGGATGCCGAAATGTTCGCCAACTTCGGACTGAAGCCGTGCAAGCAAAAGTTGGCCCTTTTGAATAGATCTGGAAGAGTCCAACCAATCAGGCCCAAAGGTGAAAGTAGCTCTGCCTACGTGAACAGCGTTGCTGCGTTTCTGGAGCGAAATGGGCACCCAAGTATGCCCACATGGCCAATAGCTCCAGCGCCCGAAAATAACCTTTCGGATGAATACGATGCCATCATTGTGGACTATGTGCTGCACTCAAGAAAGGTGCTCTTCCAGGACGACTTGGAGCAGGCCATCCAGCAGCTACTGCACGTGGAGATACCCAAGACGCCATTCATAAGTGGCTACAAGTTCAAGGCTCTGCGTCACATTATTCGCCTATTGCGCCGCTTCAATGTGCTGGGCAGGGATGGCAGGCGAATGCTGAACAGCCTGGTGAAGCATCTGTTTGAGGTCGATGAGATCACTGGTGAGGAGTTCCGTGATGTGGTGGATGATCTGCAAACACGACTGGATCCCATCTTTACGGACGAGCAGTATGTCGGCTGCTTGGGCTCTACACCACATACGCGACGGTATAGCTGCTCCTTGTGGACACTGTTCCATTACTTGACCGTCCTGGCGGCCCAGGCGAAGACCTATCCGCCCAGCTCCGTGACAATTGGACTTTACGGCCTGGCGAAGTACTTTTACGGCTGCCAGGATGGTGCCAAGCACTTCATGAAGTTGGCCAAGCGGCGGATGATCGCGCAAGTGACGTCCCACGACGAGGAGATCCTCTGGTTGTGGGAGATCCATAACGAGGTAAACGAAAAGCTAGCTGGTGACGCCTCGGAGGATCCGCGGTTTCCTAAAGTACAGTTTCCGGAGCGGAAACATTGCCCGGAGTGCTACAGTGAAGACTCGGATGAATTTGATAGAGACGAGGTGCTGAAATACATGAAACGAGTTTATGATTTGGAGTATTTAAGCATTTATGATTTGCCAGATCATCataaaaaggcaaagaaaTGTACACAATAA
- the LOC6537672 gene encoding sulfhydryl oxidase 2 isoform X1 yields MVWHFGLPYYTCIILTLFMQEGHLMQRCDEDVKPLYSEVDNVLVGLGDSLERSLAEPAMGKLVQFMNTYCGNCRRFAPTFKKMAVDLQKWNRALRIYAVDCALWENVKLCRDFRIRFTPTIRYFPSKFQRSRHETGTDIETQNPTEIVEQLIENLSENDYSGGSGIKLNFDPIEPDDELQEVYAQFDNKVSYILLVHPVEIGMETILNMLPYPDVGVRIIKDAEMFANFGLKPCKQKLALLNRSGRVQPIRPKGESSSAYVNSVAAFLERNGHPSMPTWPIAPAPENNLSDEYDAIIVDYVLHSRKVLFQDDLEQAIQQLLHVEIPKTPFISGYKFKALRHIIRLLRRFNVLGRDGRRMLNSLVKHLFEVDEITGEEFRDVVDDLQTRLDPIFTDEQYVGCLGSTPHTRRYSCSLWTLFHYLTVLAAQAKTYPPSSVTIGLYGLAKYFYGCQDGAKHFMKLAKRRMIAQVTSHDEEILWLWEIHNEVNEKLAGDASEDPRFPKVQFPERKHCPECYSEDSDEFDRDEVLKYMKRVYDLEYLSIYDLPDHHKKAKKCTQ; encoded by the coding sequence ATGGTTTGGCATTTCGGGTTACCATATTATACGTGCATTATCCTTACCCTGTTTATGCAGGAAGGACATTTAATGCAGAGATGTGATGAAGATGTAAAGCCTCTGTACTCAGAAGTGGACAATGTTCTTGTTGGGCTGGGTGACAGTTTGGAACGAAGTCTAGCTGAACCAGCCATGGGCAAGTTGGTGCAGTTCATGAACACCTACTGCGGAAACTGCCGGAGATTCGCACCCACTTTCAAGAAAATGGCTGTTGACCTGCAGAAGTGGAACCGTGCACTTCGGATTTATGCTGTTGACTGTGCCCTTTGGGAAAATGTGAAGTTGTGTCGTGATTTTCGCATTAGGTTTACGCCTACAATTCGCTATTTTCCCTCCAAATTTCAGAGGTCGCGTCACGAAACTGGCACCGATATTGAAACTCAAAATCCCACGGAAATCGTGGAGCAGCTCATCGAAAATCTGTCCGAAAATGACTACAGTGGAGGCAGTGGGATAAAGCTCAACTTTGACCCCATAGAGCCGGATGACGAGCTGCAGGAAGTATACGCACAGTTCGACAACAAGGTGTCATACATTCTGCTGGTCCATCCAGTTGAGATTGGCATGGAAACGATTCTCAACATGCTGCCCTATCCGGATGTGGGTGTGCGGATTATCAAGGATGCCGAAATGTTCGCCAACTTCGGACTGAAGCCGTGCAAGCAAAAGTTGGCCCTTTTGAATAGATCTGGAAGAGTCCAACCAATCAGGCCCAAAGGTGAAAGTAGCTCTGCCTACGTGAACAGCGTTGCTGCGTTTCTGGAGCGAAATGGGCACCCAAGTATGCCCACATGGCCAATAGCTCCAGCGCCCGAAAATAACCTTTCGGATGAATACGATGCCATCATTGTGGACTATGTGCTGCACTCAAGAAAGGTGCTCTTCCAGGACGACTTGGAGCAGGCCATCCAGCAGCTACTGCACGTGGAGATACCCAAGACGCCATTCATAAGTGGCTACAAGTTCAAGGCTCTGCGTCACATTATTCGCCTATTGCGCCGCTTCAATGTGCTGGGCAGGGATGGCAGGCGAATGCTGAACAGCCTGGTGAAGCATCTGTTTGAGGTCGATGAGATCACTGGTGAGGAGTTCCGTGATGTGGTGGATGATCTGCAAACACGACTGGATCCCATCTTTACGGACGAGCAGTATGTCGGCTGCTTGGGCTCTACACCACATACGCGACGGTATAGCTGCTCCTTGTGGACACTGTTCCATTACTTGACCGTCCTGGCGGCCCAGGCGAAGACCTATCCGCCCAGCTCCGTGACAATTGGACTTTACGGCCTGGCGAAGTACTTTTACGGCTGCCAGGATGGTGCCAAGCACTTCATGAAGTTGGCCAAGCGGCGGATGATCGCGCAAGTGACGTCCCACGACGAGGAGATCCTCTGGTTGTGGGAGATCCATAACGAGGTAAACGAAAAGCTAGCTGGTGACGCCTCGGAGGATCCGCGGTTTCCTAAAGTACAGTTTCCGGAGCGGAAACATTGCCCGGAGTGCTACAGTGAAGACTCGGATGAATTTGATAGAGACGAGGTGCTGAAATACATGAAACGAGTTTATGATTTGGAGTATTTAAGCATTTATGATTTGCCAGATCATCataaaaaggcaaagaaaTGTACACAATAA